Part of the Cryptosporangium arvum DSM 44712 genome, GAACTTAGCGACATGCGGACAGGATCCGCGCAAAACGGAATTATTCGAGACTAGGCGCGCCGATAGGTTCCCGACAGACCCTCACGACGTCGGCAGCCCGGCGGCTTTCAGATCGCGGCGGAGTTCCTGCGGGAGGGAGAACGCCAGCCGCTCCTGCGCCGACAGCACCTCGTCGACCTCGCCGTAGCCGCGCTCGGCCAGCCAGGCCAGCACCTGCTCGACGAGCTCCTCCGGTACCGAGGCGCCGGACGTGAGGCCGACCGTCGTGACACCGTCGAGCCAGGCCTCGTCGATCTGGTGGGCGAAGTCGACGAGCCGGGCGTCGTTCGCGCCGGCCTGCTTGGCCACCTCGACCAGCCGCACCGAGTTCGACGAGTTCGTCGACCCGACCACCAGGACGAGCTCGCACTGCGCGGCGATGTCCTTCACGGCCTGCTGCCGGTTGGACGTCGCGTAGCAGATGTCGTCGCTCGGCGGCGACTCCAGCCCGGGGAACCGCATCTTCAGGCTGTCGACGGTCGCCATCGTCTCGTCGACGCTCAGCGTCGTCTGCGACAGCCAGACCACCTTCGACTCGTCACGCACAGTGACATTGGCCACGTCGTCCGGCCCGTCGACCAGGTGGACGTGGTCGGGGGCCTCGCCGCTGGTTCCGATGACCTCCTCGTGACCCTCGTGGCCGATCAGCAGGATGTCGTAGTCGGCGGCGGCGAACCGACGCGCCTCGTGGTGGACCTTGGTCACCAGCGGGCAGGTGGCGTCGATCGACTTCAAGCCGCGGGCCGCCGCTTCCTGGTGCACGACCGGCGCCACCCCGTGCGCCGAGAAGATCACCGTCGCGCCTTCCGGCACCTCTTCGGTTTCTTCGACAAAAATCGCGCCGCGCTTCTCCAGCTCGGCGACGACGTGCCGGTTGTGCACGATCTGCTTACGGACGTAAACGGG contains:
- a CDS encoding 4-hydroxy-3-methylbut-2-enyl diphosphate reductase; translated protein: MTSTVKRVLLAKPRGYCAGVDRAVVTVEKALDLYGAPVYVRKQIVHNRHVVAELEKRGAIFVEETEEVPEGATVIFSAHGVAPVVHQEAAARGLKSIDATCPLVTKVHHEARRFAAADYDILLIGHEGHEEVIGTSGEAPDHVHLVDGPDDVANVTVRDESKVVWLSQTTLSVDETMATVDSLKMRFPGLESPPSDDICYATSNRQQAVKDIAAQCELVLVVGSTNSSNSVRLVEVAKQAGANDARLVDFAHQIDEAWLDGVTTVGLTSGASVPEELVEQVLAWLAERGYGEVDEVLSAQERLAFSLPQELRRDLKAAGLPTS